Below is a genomic region from Cyanobacteriota bacterium.
GTTTTTAGCGCGTCGCCCTATTACCGATCGCCAGGGCACGATCTTGGCCATCGACCAACTTGTGTATCAGTTGTATGCCCATCCCCGATTATTTACTCGACCTCGATCTGAAATTGCTACATTGCTTGCGCCCATTTTAGATATGCCTGCAACGGAGTTACTGAGAACGTTTGATCGAGCTGAGACAGGCATTCTGGTTAAGCTAGATGTGCCAGAGAGTTCTGCCGATCGCATCCTCAAGTTGGGCCTAGAGGGCATCGATCTAGTCAAGAGCCGTCAGCGATTTTATCCCCAGCAGGAATTAGCGGCTGACGTTGTTGGGTATGTGAGCCAAGATCAAGATGGGCAGGCCGGAATTGAATATAGCCAGCAAGCCCTATTGACCCAGACTAGTCGCCCGGTAGAGATGCAACTTACAGCTAATGGCCTGCTGGTGCCTCAACAACCATCAGAGTTGCCTAATGGCGACCACTTTCGGCTGCAACTTACCTTGGACATGCGCTTGCAGCGCTCTGCCCGTAATAGCCTGAGGAAGAGCTTACAACAGTATGGTGCTAAACGCGGTACGGTGATTGTCATGGATGCTCGCGATGGTTCATTACTAGCACTTGCCTCTGAGCCATCCTATGACCCTAATCGGTACTATGTCGCAGATTTGGATGCATTTCGTAACTGGGCAGTCACTGACTTGTATGAGCCTGGTTCTACGTTTAAGCCATTAAACGTGGCGATCGCCTTAGAGACTAAGGCTGTACTGCCGAACAGCCGCTTTTATGACGTAGGTCGTCTTTACATTGATGAATGGACGATCGAAAACTATGACTATTCCGAGATAGGTGGTAGAGGGTGGGTAACGATTCCTGAAATTCTGATTCACTCTAGTAATGTCGGCATGGTACGGATCATGCAGCAATTGAAGCCATCTGTCTATTATGCTTGGCTCC
It encodes:
- a CDS encoding penicillin-binding protein 2, with translation MLVWLVLLLSIIGLMIRLMVLQLIDSPELSQKAQQQHSVYVSPFLARRPITDRQGTILAIDQLVYQLYAHPRLFTRPRSEIATLLAPILDMPATELLRTFDRAETGILVKLDVPESSADRILKLGLEGIDLVKSRQRFYPQQELAADVVGYVSQDQDGQAGIEYSQQALLTQTSRPVEMQLTANGLLVPQQPSELPNGDHFRLQLTLDMRLQRSARNSLRKSLQQYGAKRGTVIVMDARDGSLLALASEPSYDPNRYYVADLDAFRNWAVTDLYEPGSTFKPLNVAIALETKAVLPNSRFYDVGRLYIDEWTIENYDYSEIGGRGWVTIPEILIHSSNVGMVRIMQQLKPSVYYAWLQKLNLGNKSGVDLPFEVPSQLKSRTQFVQAAVEPATASFGQGFSLTPGQLMQAISPLVNDGKLVTPHVLKGMVDAEGHIYWRPDLPAPRQVFSPRTSRTVLAMMEEVVTSGTGRTAAIPGYRIAGKTGTSQKAKASGGYYKQASIASFFGVLTVNNPRYVVLAVVDEPLGERAFGSTVAAPIVKEVMEQLILIEGIPPEQQSSR